A stretch of DNA from Candidatus Pseudomonas phytovorans:
CCGCCCCGGCCATGTTGATGGTTGCGCCCAGCGGGATCGACACCGAGTAGGTGTCTTCATGCAGGCCAAGGCGCTCCGACAGCGCCAGGTTGACCGGGATATTGGCCGCCGAACTACGGGTGAAGAACGCTGTGATGCCGCTTTCGCGAAGGCACAGCAGGGTCAGCGGGTAGGGGTTGCGGCGGGTTTTCCAGAACACGATCAGCGGGTTCATCACCAGCGCCACGAACAGCATGCAGCCGATCAGCACTGCCAGCAGGTGCAGGTAGCCGAGCAGGGCCTGCAAGCCCGACTGGGCCAGGGTGGAGCTGACCAGGCCAAAGATGCCCAGTGGGGCGAAACGGATGACCACACGCACGATCAATGTCACGCCATTGGACAGATCGTCGACCACAGTGCGGGTAGTCTCGCCCGCATGGCGCAGGGCTACGCCCAGGCCGATGGCCCAGGTCAGTACGCCGATGAAGTTGGCATTGAGCAGGGCATTGACCGGGTTGTCGACCGCACTCAGCAGCAGGTTCTGCATCACCTCGGTGATGCCGCCTGGCGCGCTCAACGTTGCCTCGTCAGTGCTCAGCACCAGTGTGGACGGGAACAGCATGCTGGCGCCCACGGCCACAACCGCTGCGGCGAAGGTGCCCAGCAGGTACAGCCACAGGATCGGGCGAATATGGGTTTCCTGGCCGTGCCGGTGGTTGGCGATAGAGGCCATGACCAGCACGAACACCAGCACGGGCGCGACTGCCTTGAGGGCACTGACGAACACCTTGCCGAGGAAGGCCAGGTCACGGGCGATGGCGGGGGCGAGCAGGGCGAGGGCAATGCCGGCGAGCAGGCCAATGACGATCTGCGTCACCAGGCTGGTGCGGTTGAGGAGGCGGAAGACAGGGGTCATGTGCTGCGGTATCTCGGAATCTGGAAAGGGCGAGACTTTACCATAAGGCACTTGTAAGGCTGTTCCGGCCTCTTCGCGGGTAAACCCGCTCCCACGGTACTGCATGGGTTTCAAAACCTGCGGAGTAGCTGTGGGAGCGGGTTCACCCGCGAAGAAGCCACCACAATCACCAATGAAACAACTCCCGCCGCGCGCCTTCGGTAATCGCCACGATCCCCGGGTGCTTGACCTTGCGCTCTACCGAAATGGCATAGAACGATTCGTGCACGGCCTCGGTCTGGCCGATCAGCGTCACGCCATACTGGCGGCACACTTCTTCGGCGATCACGCTGGGGGCGACGAAAATGCCGCTGCCCGACTGGCCGAACGCCTGCATCAGGGCGCTGTCATCGAACTCGCCGACGATGCGTGGCTGCACCTGTTGCTCACCCAGCCACCGCAGCAGGCGGCTGCGCACCACCGTTTCCTGGCCAGGCACCAGCAGTGGAGCATCCTGCAGGCAGGCGGGGAAGGGGCCGTCCAGGCGTTGTGCCAGCGCCGGCGTGGCGAAGAAGCTCAGGCCGCATTCACCCAGCTTCTGGCTATAGCCCTTGATGTCCAGGTTGCCGGGCATCGGGCTGTCGGAAATCACCAGGTCCAGGCGCTGGATGGCCAGGTCGGCCAGCAACCGCTCAAGCTTGTCTTCGCGGCAATTTATGCGCAGCACTTCGTCCAGCTCCATGGTCGGTGCCAGCAGGCGGTAGACGATGGATTTGGGCACCACGTCGGCCACCCCCACGCGGAACAGGATCTGCTCCTGCGGGCCGGCGCGGAGCATGGCTTCCAGTTCGCCGCCGATCTGGAACATCTGCTCTGCATACACCAGCGCCTGGCGGCCGGTCTCGGTCAGCTCCAACTGCCGGCCGGCGCGCTGGAACAGTTCCAGGGCGTAGGTTTGCTCGAACAGGCTAATCTGCCCGCTGATGGTCTGCGGTGTGAGGTTCAGTTGTTCGCTGGCGCGGGTGATGCTGCCAGTCTTGGCCACGGCCCAGAAGTAATGAAGCTGGCGATAGTTGAGCACCGTCGGTCGTCCCGATTCGTAAAAACCGAAGTATACGCCATGAAAATACGAATTTTCCTGAACTATCGGCGTCTCTAGAATGCACCGCATCAGGCGCCATGCGCCGACGGGATATTTCAAGCGAGGACACCATGCTGCAACTCAAATCCATCGGTACCCCATTGGTGCTGGCGTTGGCCCTGTTTACCCTGGCAGGCTGCGACCAGGCCGAGAAGTCCGCCCAGCAGATGCTCGATCAGGCCGCGCAGTCGGCCAAGCAGGCCATCGACGACACCAACAAGGCCGCCCAGCAGGCATTGAACGAAGCCATCGGCAGTGAAGGGCAAAAGCCTGAGGATGCCGACAAGAAAAAAGACACTCAGGAAATCTGACCCTAAACCGCCGCTGCAGGATTTGAACAATGGAATACTTGCTGGAACTCGCCGCTAGCCCTACCGCCTGGGTTGCCTTGGCTACATTGGTGGCCATGGAAGTTGTGCTGGGCATCGACAACCTGATCTTCATCTCCATCCTGACCAACAAACTGCCTGTGGAGTACCGCTCCAAGGCACGCCGTATCGGTATCAGCATGGCGTTGGTGATGCGCCTGGCCTTGCTCAGCACGGTGGCCTGGATCGTACAGCTGACCGACCCGGTGTTCGAAGTGTTCGGAAACGCCTTCTCCTGGAAGGATGTGATCCTGATCGCCGGTGGCCTGTTCCTGCTGTGGAAGGCGACCAAGGAAATCCACGAAAGCGTCGACCCGCACGGTGCCAAGGAAGAAGCCAAAGTCGGTTCTACCGTTACCCTGGGCTTTGCGGCGGCAATCTTCCAGATCCTGCTGCTGGACATCGTCTTCTCGGTCGACAGCATCATCACCGCAGTGGGCATGACCGAGCACTTGCCGATCATGATCATCGCCGTGATCGCCGCAGTAATCGTCATGATGGTGGCCGCCGACCCGCTGGCCAACTTCATCAATGACAACCCGACGGTGGTCATGCTGGCTTTGGGCTTCCTGATCATGATCGGCATGACGCTGATCGCCGAAGGCTTTGGCGCTCATGTGCCGAAAGGGTATGTGTATGCGGCCATGGCGTTCTCGACGGTGATCGAGATCCTCAACATCCTGACCCGTCGGGCACGGGTGAAGCGTGAGGCGGCTGAAGGCTGATGTAAGCTGTAAACAGACGGGGCGCATTGCGCCCCGTTCGCGGGTTCTGAAGCCTTAGTGCGCCCCGGCTGGCCGCCGTGCCCTGCGCACAGGGTGCGGCTTGGCAGCGGCCTGCGGTGGCAGGTGGTGGTGGGCATGACGCCGCACAATTCGCATTACACCCCACAGCATGGCGGCCGCAACGCTTAGCCACATGCCTACTAGCAAGAGAATTGCCATGGTCAG
This window harbors:
- the sstT gene encoding serine/threonine transporter SstT, with amino-acid sequence MTPVFRLLNRTSLVTQIVIGLLAGIALALLAPAIARDLAFLGKVFVSALKAVAPVLVFVLVMASIANHRHGQETHIRPILWLYLLGTFAAAVVAVGASMLFPSTLVLSTDEATLSAPGGITEVMQNLLLSAVDNPVNALLNANFIGVLTWAIGLGVALRHAGETTRTVVDDLSNGVTLIVRVVIRFAPLGIFGLVSSTLAQSGLQALLGYLHLLAVLIGCMLFVALVMNPLIVFWKTRRNPYPLTLLCLRESGITAFFTRSSAANIPVNLALSERLGLHEDTYSVSIPLGATINMAGAAITITVLTLAAVHTLGIPVDLPTAVLLSVVAAVCACGASGVAGGSLLLIPLACSLFGIPSEIAMQVVAVGFIIGVLQDSAETALNSSTDVLFTAAACQAEERRNA
- the nhaR gene encoding transcriptional activator NhaR, giving the protein MLNYRQLHYFWAVAKTGSITRASEQLNLTPQTISGQISLFEQTYALELFQRAGRQLELTETGRQALVYAEQMFQIGGELEAMLRAGPQEQILFRVGVADVVPKSIVYRLLAPTMELDEVLRINCREDKLERLLADLAIQRLDLVISDSPMPGNLDIKGYSQKLGECGLSFFATPALAQRLDGPFPACLQDAPLLVPGQETVVRSRLLRWLGEQQVQPRIVGEFDDSALMQAFGQSGSGIFVAPSVIAEEVCRQYGVTLIGQTEAVHESFYAISVERKVKHPGIVAITEGARRELFHW
- a CDS encoding TerC family protein, whose protein sequence is MEYLLELAASPTAWVALATLVAMEVVLGIDNLIFISILTNKLPVEYRSKARRIGISMALVMRLALLSTVAWIVQLTDPVFEVFGNAFSWKDVILIAGGLFLLWKATKEIHESVDPHGAKEEAKVGSTVTLGFAAAIFQILLLDIVFSVDSIITAVGMTEHLPIMIIAVIAAVIVMMVAADPLANFINDNPTVVMLALGFLIMIGMTLIAEGFGAHVPKGYVYAAMAFSTVIEILNILTRRARVKREAAEG